TCTATTTTGAGAGTGACTAACTCTCACCCACACATCAGAGGTAATgagaggtgtgtttgtgtgggagaaaaagaaaaaaatgttctgttttataaAGGACTTGTTTAAAACTGACCATCCATGAGACAGGTGCTCAATATAtcatacatatataatatatgtaataataaGTAAAGTGTGAGAGAACGGTGTGAGATGTTAACAGGTCCCGAATAATTTCTCACTGACcatattatttatgaaaaaatatcTGCCAAAACTAAACATACACAATAAAAATTTGCACAGACACACGACTAGTACGTGCAGAACCGCTAATTCACATCTCTGACTTTATTTGGAAGTCAGTCTGGAAAATGAATCAGACATCATGTGAATGGTGCCATCTGCACATATGGGCACATAGACACAGAGGCAtaaacacacgcgcacacaaacacacactctgacgTCAACACATAAACGTCAAACAATCCAAACAGTGCCCAGTGCTAGGCAACCATGCCATCCCAGAGCAGATGGCAGGGTCTGATCATGTTTATTTTACTCTAATCTAATGCACTTAATTCCTGTTGCCTACCCATGCCTTCTAAAAGATgttaccactgtgtgtgtgtgtgtgtgtgtgtgtgtgtgtgtgtgtgtgtgtgtgtgtgtttgtgtgtgtgcgtgtgtgtgtgtgtgtgtgtgtgtgtgtgtggagaagtTAGGACAGAACTGCTAATGCTATTGTATAACAGACTACAGTATACTGAAACTGTCATGGTCTGTTTAACCCTGTATTTTCAGTCAAAGTTCCCCATCCCAACGTTGCCTGACAGCAGTGATGCATCACTCCTCATTGCCAATGTTCACTGTAATCATCTTGTAGCCTTCTGCAGCTTTATGTTTCCACATCTTGGCCTCCTGCTCTTTTCAAGGTTTTCAGCCTTCTTCAGTTCTCATCTAAGAATGTTGACTTTACAAGCCGTCATTTGTTGACACACCTCCTACAAATCAGAGACCAACATAGGCAAGAAGGGTGGATTATCCTGCTTGACATGTTTGGGTGTGGCTTTCCATGGCACTGGCAAAGCCTAACACAGAACCTGTGGCTGCAGAGGAGGGTGGATTGGCTTACCTGTAATCCAGTTTGTAGCAATAAAACTGATCTACCCCATTCACCGCTATCCACCCATTTTTGTCATGGGCGCATGTTTGCAGACTGGATGAACTGGAAGTCACTTAccaattattataattatcatGATGAAAAAGAGATGAAACAGGACACAGATTTTACAGTCTTTTGTATTCATTTCTATTAGAAGTGAATAGTTTAATGTAGCCATTctcaacaaatgtaaattaaaataatattaaaatgacagtaaatatagtgtaataacaaaacaaaatgacaaagttaTGTGGTTTCAGTTTCCATAATACCTTTAGAGATAAATATACAAAGAATTATGACCTGAATCTCCACAGTTTAAAGACATTCATAGCAAGTTTAGGTTCATTTTGCTTcctaattttacagtttttcactATAACTGCtctcattgtgttgtttttggcaGCAGCAAAGCAGTTCTTTTTATTCAGATGGCTCTAAGACATCATACCTAACAGCAGGCAAACAATAACCGGTCAACAGTCAACAGAATTTAGAAGCTGAAGAGTCGGAAATTTTCCTCAGGAGTTGATAGAAAGCAAAAACAGACCTATATATTGGATTTATTGACCAGAACGCCAGAAAAAGGACTCAGATGAATtctaatgttgtttttgaataaacaagatgacaataataatttgtcatttcaacttaaaacctaaaattcaacacCTAGCCCCGCATGCATTCATGTACTTTTGCATGTAGTTTTGCATGTACAATTACCATTTCAAGTATGTTCTACTTTcccaaaagaaatgaaaagttttttacctagtttttgtttatgtctctgtgtttgtctgtgctttttTGCACATCTGTCTGTCAGTAGTGGCAGCCCTCCcatttcagtgtgtttaaaatggAAGATATACAGCTTATTTATACAGCATGTCTGTGGGAGCTGGTTTCCTGGTTGCTAAATCAGAGAGCCGGTCTGTCTGTGGCAGCAGGCTGGAGGGGCTTTAGGTACTTCATCCCCCCTGGTGAGGCTTTATCCCAGCCAGCTTAGCAGCACAGGTCTATGCAGCTGCCACAAGGCTGAATGGGCAAGGGATAAATTTGTCTTTCTCCACTCGAATAATAGATGAAgaccacagacacaaacacctttaaagaTAGAGATGCAAATACTGTACCACACCTGCAAACCCTTAAGGCCATAACTGGCAAGTATGGATGAAGTGGTATTGTTGCCTGGTATTTGTCAATCAAGGCTTGGCCATTACTCATTTATACTTTGGGTTGTGCTCTGACAAAAACTTGTCTTGTCAGTTATTATCAAGACTGTGAGACTTTGATGCATGTGTTAATGGCTAGagagctaaaaagaaaaaaggccaGTACCTTGCTGGAATAAATCCTATGAGGGAATAAATCTTCATATGGTCAATGTTTTTCTATGCGATTTTATTGAAGACACATCAGACCATTGGGGGCTTTTATTAAGATCTTACATAGTCAATTTTCTTCTGGTAACTCTTATTAGTATAAGATTTCAATGAGTCTGCAGGAGAATATGAGTGGGGGACTATTGCACCATCACTGTTATTTGacagacatgcacatacacacattctgaTCCCCCGGACAACTGTGTGTTCAGCTGTGTAAAACACCTAAGAGCTATTGAATATTGACAAGTAATGTTGCAGTGCACAGCTTGAGTGGCCCCGGGCTGTATACAAGACAAGAGCATTGCACAGCACTACTGACCGAGTTAAAAAAGAACCAAATCACTGCTGTTATTGTTTTCAACAAAACTGTTGTTCTAATTCTACTCTCAGCACTCTCTTTATCAAGCTCTCCTCAGATTTTTCAATCACTTGGTTATTTCATGTATTACTTTTGACCaaccttctcctctctctgtacTGTTCCACATAGTTATGTAATCTCAGCGTGTCATTTGGGACCTCATATTGACAGCTTAGTCCTCCACTGTCCCTCTACAGCCAGTGTAGTTAGCTACCCCACCCCAAGCAGCTGTGAGGCATCATACAATGTGACCCAGACAAACATTATTGATTCCAtaaggtctgtgtgtgttcttgtcaCATGTGTATGCTTTATATTTGACCTGGCCATCAGCATTAGCATGACACTCATTTGGCACCTACCAAATTTAAGTTACATAACCTGCCATGTGTGTGGGTTCAAAACAGTCTTGTCAGATGATGTTATGTGACCAGTGTTGACTGCAAACCAGAAAAGACTAGAACCCAGGGATTTAATACATGCTTAGCTCTAGACTGACAAACAGCACACGATTCCTCAGTGACCCGATTCTTCTTATCTTGTTATGTTAAGATGGGTGAGATTACAGTGATACCTGGTTCCCTGacataaattttaaaatactcaTGGAATTTGATAAACAAGATTTTTAACAATACAGCTAAGTTGacaaaatttgttttgtctgtaaagCCACCTGTTTGTCTCAGTAGATCTAAGATGATACGTTCTGTCTTGTGTTGATGATACAGTAATTCTTAAAATGTAGTTATAcgctacatttgtttttatataacgGCTGTTCTAGTGCTTCATGACCTTCTCACTCTACTGTTACTACACCAAAGTACTCAATCTACTAATTTTAAATGCCTAAGAATTTAAAGTGCAGCCATGGGAAACAAATACATCacactgttgaaaaaaaaaaatcacacatatatatacatacaaaatgtGTATAAAGCAAAACTTGTTTAAAACTGTTCATATGACCGGGGAAGATGACATATAAGCATATATTTACAGAGAAGCATGTGTTCTGTGTCTGCGCCCACTATACAATCACAGTATGATGTCTGTGGAAAAGTCCGTCTTTGATCCATAACCATTAGGCAACTCCACCCTGCCCTCTAGTGAACTACACTGTGATCATCCTTCTCAACAATAATCAACACACAGTCCCATCTACTGCTACATATGTGAAGTGTGAAATTAAAACCAAGACACAATACCtttctttataatttttttttttatttaagttgtgTGAAACAATGAAAGCATCTTAAAGAATAACAGAGCATTTTATTACTTCTTAAAGCTATATTCATATAGATgtaaacatttgctaattaagAATTTTTCTTATCGCCTTTTAATATTTGTAGACATAAATGCTATGAAACAATGTTTCACCCAAACAAGATCATGGTAAATACCTTTACTGAATTTCAACATGACTACTTTTTTGTATGTAGGTAATTTTCTTGTTCCTCCTGGatactttatttacattctTTCACAAAGCCTCAAAAAGCAAATTTTACGATTGTGTGTAGCGGAGAATCTCGCTCAGGTCATAACCTGTCACTGCAAATGCATAACCATCACTATCGCAGAACTTGGCGCCacagatttgtgtgtctgtcacacATTCATTGTGCAAATGGGCAACCTAAGAGGTAATCAAGAAAACATACAGTCAGGGTATCGCTGACagtaaaagtttaaacataGGGGGAAAACATCATAGAATATCTTTGTTCTGAATGTTTTTGGACCTATCTAGAAAACATATCTGTTTTCTGCTATAAAACCAATTACCTCCACACTGTTGGTCTCTGGAATCACAGTCAGATGCCACACCCTGACTAGAGAGTcctcagcagcagacagaagcTACAGCACACAAGGGGTTAATCACTAGTAAATCTAtgcatcttttttgtgtttgtgtgtgtgtgtgtgcgtcagtgtgtgtgtgtgtgtgtgtttgccactTCAAAAGATAAATgtcaacacaataaaatgtcagtgaaGAAAGGTTTGGTTACTGTTGTAAAACTCACCAGTCCAGAAAAAGGAGCTATGTCTAGTGAGTATATCCAGCGAGCGTGGGCATTGACTTCAGCATGCAAAATTCCTGTCACTGCTTCATAGAGACGGATCTGGCCTGTGCCATAACCTGCCACCACTGTACCTTTCCACAACTTGACGGATGAGCAGCTCATACTGAAACCAGTGAGGAAATAAAGGGAAAAGATAAAGGATATTAGATTAGAGTAAGGAAGGGgtaatgaagaggaaaaaaagacagtgaagaGGAACATAATTTAGGCTAGATAAGGACAACAATGGTACAAAGAGGGGAGAGAGATAGTGAGGCAATTAAGAATAGAAATTAAGTTAAAAGTTAGTTAAGAGGCAGTTTCACCAAAAGTAACTCTGTCACAATTAGTTCACCTGATGCAATACTAGTCTTAACCCTTTAGTTGGCACCTTCATAGTCACTGCACCACTTTATTTAAGCTCACACAAGTTCAGTTTCTTACTCAAAGCCAGGTATCTTGTTAAGCAGCTGAAATCCCTCCCCAGAtttccacacacacaggtttcCCCCATCATCTGCACTGACCAGATCAGCTATGCAGTCCTGAGGGTGGAGAGAAAAACCACATTGTAGAAGGGATTGTGTGCTATGATTCACAGAAGTGTTGTAGTTCCTGGAAGTATTACATAAACTCGTAATTTATTTAGGTAGTCTATCATTAGTGGAAAAGTTAGAGGTATCCAAAAGTTCACAGAGATAGGCCAGAGATAAGATGCACCCTGAACAAGCTTGCACATGCTGTACCTGGCTACCAGAGCACTCTGATGCCATGTCAGTGATGGACTCCTTGTGCTCCTCCAGGACCTCTGACAGTGTTATATTACTGCCTTTACTGGGAACATCAAAGACTAGAATTGCACCAGATGAAATgcctagagagagagagagagagagagagagagagagagagagagagagagagagagagagagtgagtgagagagagagagagtgagtgagagagagagagagagagtgagtgagagagagagagagtgagtgagagagagaggaaaacaagcagaattTAAATTATTGCTCCTGAATATACATAGCTAGAGGAAACATATTTCAGTCAGCACTTACCCACACATATATAATTCTCCCGTACGGCCGCTATCCCTCGAGCAAACACGGCCTGAGCTGGGATACAATTACATTCTGTGAGTTCACTAGATTTAGTAAAAAATTAATACTTTAATTAATACTCTTTCTTACTTTTCTACGACTATACAAATATGCATATATGAAAAGGTTATTAAATTGTGGGTAGACCtgacaaagcaaacatttactgTTCTTGTTTTCACTAGTTTATTGGGATTGTATAGATATACTATTGTAGAGGTACATgcctgaaaatattttatttcattataatgATCTTTTCTATCCACAGATGTTTTGAATTATGTTTGTTATGAAGACATTAAGGCTGACAAACGTCAAACTATACTGTGTCCtattaattttcacatttaaatttaattactTGAAGGTTTTCATGCAGCTAAATGAAACAGGTCAGGTCAGAGTATATATCCACAATTTATATGCAACCTTACCTGTAGGTATATCTGGAGTATCCATTGCATGCCAATACACCATGATCGAACCATCAGATTCATACATCtgcaacaataaaatcaaatataggaaaaggttaaaaaacagaTACTTCAATAGTTTTGTTAAGGTTCGCTTTTATAATATACATGCACCgtatacattatatatttagcaaacacttttatccaaagcatgTAACAAGTAACAATTTCCccacaccaggagcaacttggggttcagtggcCTGCCCATATAGATTTTAGCATATGTTCCAGATGAGCTGTGAATGGAACTCGCAAAATACTAAATGGTACAATTCAGTCTAGATTTCTGCACtgtataaaatacattcattGAAGCCAATTAATAGTATTTGGTGGTCCCTAGACCACACAGTTAAAAAttccaagcaaaactttttagcttAATGGGCCCATGAGGGTGGACAACTCTacacactcagcagcctcactcccactatttaaaaagctgttaaacAAAAGAACTCGACAATTTCCTCTGCacttcaaattaataaaaaaacccTCCTGAACTTATGGTTctcaaaagtgaaaacatttcttcttaatGTACTTTGCTTGCAACATCTTcatgacttttgtttgttttgtacataACGTGTTAAGTTGCTGTGATTGCAGCATCTGtcaaatgactaattgtaaataCAGTAGCCAATACACAATAATATATCAGTGAGCCTGCTCTGACATGTCTTTGCACTGACATGTCTCTTCTTcacaaaaaatgtgaacataaaaaattaaggaaagaaaaaaaatcaccagcCTGATTATTTAAGTAGAAGTGGCTCCTGCAATTATGCCAACCTAAAgaggagccaaaaaaaaaaaaaactcacttggATGCCTTTCTGAGAAGTCACCACCAGCAGTTCACGAGAGGGCAGAAGACAAAATGCAGCCTAGTACatgaaaacacataatttattttctgatgaCACAGTCAAATACAGCATGGAACAGTTGAAGACATAATGCATTAACATTAAGTATTTTTGAGTGTATTACTGTGGAGCTGTTTATGGTTTACTAATACTACATAAGTTCCCCGTTTAGAAACATTACAGTAAAGGCACACCAATGAGGCAACAAGTAGGTTTTATAAGCAAGAAATGTCTGGCAGTGGCATGTCTATAAATACGCTATAGTCCTGATACCATGTCTTATAAAGCCAATAACAGTGATGAATGGAATTTTCAACGGACTGCAAGTAAACAATTCTAATTCTGTGTACATGCATTTTGTGTGAGTGTACAATTAGAAGGTAAAATCCTCTCCGCTGATACTGTCTCACCTGCAGACCCTATGAAAATTAACTGCAGAACAAGCACCGTGGCCTAACCTAACCTGCATAATGAGCGATGTGCTTGTGGCGACATTGGGCTCTTTGGACTGCAGCTGACGGTGGGAGTAGTTGAGGCCGTCCCACGACGCGCTGACCATGTTGATCACGTTGGCATGGACCACCGTGAAGTAGGTGAGACGCCGCGTCGCGATGCGCAGCACGCTGAGGTTGTTGTACAGCGCCGACGCGCTGTTTTTGATCTGGATGCTCTTTTCCTTGTGATACATCGAGCAGATTTCTCTGAAACAGCGCGGATTGTGGAAAAGCCAGTGGGTGTTCCGATGTCAGTCTAagagaattaaataaaagtcacagaTAGTGTTGAAGTCCTTTAGGTTTAACTAGCGGTTTAATTAAAACTACGAAACGTAGTGTTACAGCTATTTGGCAGCATTGCAACGCCAAATGCCAATACTTTACGTTAGCAGCTAGGAGTGTTAACAACAAGCCAAATGAAGCTCTGCAACCTAAAAATAGGGACCGCGTAACTTTTGTGCAcatatttagatatttacaaATTGCAAAAGCTGTATCTACTTCAACTTTCGCTCCCGTTATCTATATTAGATAGAAGGCTGACTAAAATGGAAGCGAACATTTTTTAGCTATTGCTAGCAACATGATTACCTCAGCGTCCTCCGCAGCCATAGAGACAACGCCGCCCATACGCTCGACGTCACCCTTGCGTTCTTAGTTGCTAAGCAACCGTAGACCACTTGGCACAAAGGATACAAATTGGTGTGTAAGGTAAGGTTTCAAATTTGAACTAACCTATTTTAACAGTgagttaaatacaaataaatggcAGTGTTACGATCATATAGTCcgtgtacatttacattaaagttctcatgaaatgaaaacaggtTATCGCGTTTAATCACATCACATCAACGAGACCAGATCACATGAAAGTCTTCGTCACACATATCTTTGGCATTGACCATTACTGCCTTTTTATCTCACGTTAGTTGTaatttctgtgttattttagaCAAACTGGCACCTGAGCAAAGATGTCCTTCACAGGAGCCAAGTCCAGTGCTGACAAGAATAATGGCTCTGCGCAGGTGACCCCCTCTCCAATGCAGGAGCTGAACTGTATACTTTCTGGTCGCTTAACTCAGGCCCAATGGATGGACATGCTGATCTATGAGGAGGCAGATGAGATAGTGGGGGAGATCATGGATGAACTGTTGAGCATGGTCATGGAAGGCTGTCTTAAAGTATATGTTGAAAGACAGGTAAAGGACATATAGGCGTCTAGTTTTGATTTCACTGAACATCATATCACTGATTGGTCATGAGAGACCAATAAATCTATTTTCTTGCATCGTTTTTAgctatgtgtatatatattaaCCATTATATTACCTGTCTGTGCCCTTAAGATAGCACCTTTCTCCGTATCTTGGGCCAAGAGCTACATCACAAAGATTCTGGAGCAGCAAATCCTCTATCCAGATGTAGGAGATGAACCAAAGGAACCATCTAAAACCGAAGACTCAGAGCCTTTGCCAGCCATTCCCGATTCCTTGGCTCAAGGTTGCGTGCCTGTTGTAACTTCTCCCCTGCAACAGGTATTCTGTTCTGTTTCTTCTACTCATTAAATTTCCACGAAGAGGTTATCTTTATCCATGTCTACATGCTATATCGAAATCTGTGTCTAACAGGAAGCTGGAAGTGTTCAAATCTCTGTACAAGAAGAGCCAGTGGTTGACCAGCAAGGTGGTACTGTGGCCAGAAGAGACAGCTTTCCAAAGCAATCTGAAATGGAAACAAGTACGGAGAGGTCTGTCAGCGACCAGTCCTTTAAAGTGCTTATTCCTCGGCCCCCACCAAAACCTGTTCAAAAGAAAAGGCGGCGGGTTAATGTATTTCTCAAGCCTGTTCCTGGAAAACTACTGCCATCCCTGTCCActtcagcagaaaaaaagattgTGGAGTTGAAGAGTAAAAGTAGGGCACATTCTTATAAACCTAAACCCATTCCAAAGATTGACCCTGCCTCCCTCCCTAGACACTGTGTCATTCCTCAGTATGAGATTGTGGATGACAATGGccccaaactgaaaaaaacaagtggACTATCCAAACTGCAACCAAAATATGACCAGCAGCAAACTGAGTGGACAGCAGTGTCACTAAAGCCATTAACTCTTACCAAGGATCAGTCAGTAGGGTTTCAGATGAGAGatgaaaaagatgtttttctgaAGAAATTATCTACTTCTACACAGAGCAATGAAGGTATTGCATCTTCTGGGTCTTTGAGGCTGGACAAAATGGTGTTGGCCAAGGGTGTTTCTCTCCTGGATCCCAAGGCCGCTGAAGTAAATCCTCTCATATTTAACCCTAAAGGCCAATCTACCAAGCTAAGGCCAATAAAAAGTGATGTAGCTGTTCCACTAATTTCAGCTGATCAGATTACTGCAGGTCCTCCACCTAAGATCATTCCATTATTCGAGTCCAGGAACTAATAAAATTCACAGATAACAGCTGACATCTGTAGCTGAACAGCACACTATATATTATTGTtctaaaaatatacagtactcACTCTAGGACATTCAGAGCTGTTAGTAagtcctgtgttgtcttggctgtgtgattctgattgttgtcatgttggaaggtgaacctttggcccagtctgaggtcctgagctctgtggaacaggttttcatcgcTGTATTTTACTCCATTCAGCAACCCCAATTGCTCAGCTCatggaagagtcctggttgtgccaaacgtcttccatttgagaattatgAAGGCCTctgtgctcttgggaacctacaatgcagcagaaatgttttgtagccttCGCCAGATCTGTGTCTTTCTTATACATCCAGCTGCCAGTTTATGAGTGTATTAAcctaaaattacattacatatatttatGTAGTTAACTACTGAAACTACAAAGAAAGATGGGATTTTGTTTAGGACAGGTTTTAGGTCCCAAGATATTTTAGAAGGCTGGATTGTCAGCTCACTCGTGAAAAATATTTGActattcttatttttaaatctaaatttataaaaaacaaactttaatatACTATATATGTCAATTAGCCACAAGTATTGCTCGTTGCTTTCATTAACAAATAATCATAGAAATTGTTTCACGTTATTTCTGAAAGTTAACTGAAGGATTGACTGTGAAATGTATTGTTATTGCTGTTGTATTTATGAATGACCCATGTACTTGTAttttgttataatttcttaTATTTCTTATCACGCATCACATCTACATTGctttaaataaagtattttaagcttttttttccagagCAGCTTTACTTGACCAAACTAGATTTCTCCCTTTAGATTTGTTGTAGTTTAGCTTTTTCTACTGTGAAGTAATTGGTAGCCAACACAGCTGTGCTGTCAGTGTAGCTTCCCCAGCATTGTTGAGGAATGCTGATTCAACTAATTGTTCACTTCAGAGGCTGTAGTTTGTGATCCTGTTGTACTGAatggtgtgtttatttttttgtccaaacTATTTATGGTGTTAGACTAACCACTAGAAGCACCTCTGTACAGTGCTGTAGGCCAGAGTACAGTTCAGCAGGACCTCAGACAACATCCTCCAAAATGATAACGGAGGTAAACCAAAATGCTCTGCAGGATTTAGCGCAGAGTTCTTATATTTGACCGCATTGCTTTTAGCTTGTTATgcttaaaacaacagtttatgtTACCATTCACGTCAATAGTAATACACCGCTGATTGAAAATaccaaagaaacaacaacaacaaatgccTTATCGCTTCTTGACTGATTTCGTACGAAAGCGCTGTCCAATCACATGCACCGTGCGAAAGTCTGAGCATGCAACCTACCTTGCTGGAGCCGACAGGACGCTCAGCGAGCAGTGAGCCAATCACCATTTAACCCCACAGCTTCTGCGCCAATCAGGGAAGTATTTTGTTCCGTAGCATGTTTCACCATTCCATGTGCACATGTGAGAGGGAAGGGAAGGGAAAGCAGTATTTCTCAAACTCTGAAAGTATATGTCTAAATTCCAAACTTGAAAGCaaatcaaacatgaaaaataagcAGAAAGTGGCGGAGGACCTAGCAGAGGTAagactgtaaaaatgtatttgcatattCAGCGGCTTAGTGGCTAACTACTGAATAATAGACGGCATCGTTGACTCCCTGGTAACGACAAGTTTGTCGCATGCTTTACCTCCGTATTTGCGTTTGCATTACATCTCTAAGATTTTGCCTAATGAGAAGTAATTCATTAATGGAAACTGCATTTACGACAGGCACACTAGTAATGTTTAGAGTCGTTACTAGTCAGTTTAATTACTTACAGTAACTAGTTAACCCTGTATTTATAATCATACCCGGATCATTCAATATTACTACTATAACCAAATGACTAAACTTACATTAGATCCAGCTAATGTTGCTTTTACTAATGGTTGTGCTATTTTACAGACGATCCCCGCAGATTCTAATCATGAGGAGCAGGAACAGGAGGCTCAGATTAAAGCCAAAAGAAGGAACCCTGAAGAAGCTGGAGGAGATCAGCTCGTCTATCACCCGGTGAAGCTGTCCCGAAGTGATCTGTACAGACCTCCTTCTGCAGAGGAGCTAAACCAGCTGAAAGAGGCAGAAAGCTTGTTCCACTGCAGTCTGCTGAAAATGCAGGTGAGACCTCTGACCAACTCACATTAACATGAACAGAGACATGGTTGAGGTTAAAGCTCTCGTGGTGTCTTTTTCCAATGTGAAAATAAGtttaaaagcacacacatacagacctCAAAATATCTACAATCTCCACACCAATAACAGATGGAAGAGCTGCTGAAAGAAGTCGCCCTGAGTGAGcgtaaaaaacagcaaatagaTTCCTTCATTCAAACGGTCACCAAGCTGCTCCAGACTGTACCAGATTCTCCAGAATTTGAGGTATGTGTATGGCACTTTACCTGTAAGAAAGCTTTAAGATTGAGCGTAGAGACCATTGGACCACCAAGTCCATTTATTTATCATATCCACAAACTTGCATACAGTTTTTTCCGCTCATTTTCTCTGTGCATTAGGTAAGTGACCTGTCATGGCTCTCTAGTGCAGTCAAGGTCCCTTTCCTCCTGGTGCCCAagacaaaaaaaggcaaattccACATGACACCTCCTGCTTCTGTTGACTTGATCGGCAGCTACCCCCTGGGCACTTGCATCAAACCACATATCATGGTGGATCTAGCTGTCACAATCCCAGCTGTAAGTCATCtgcctattattattattatttttttcaaaagtaataCTGGCAGCCTTAAGATCAGTGAACCTTTCTCAAGTGCCCcatgaaatatgaataattGGAGGGATCATAAGAGACACTGATGTCTTAGGTGTgcttatatttctgttttttaggaTGTCCTCCACCCAAAAGATATCTTGAACCAGAGGTACCCGAGAAAGAGGGCTCTCTACCTGTCAGGCCTGGCCCAGCATCT
This window of the Channa argus isolate prfri chromosome 11, Channa argus male v1.0, whole genome shotgun sequence genome carries:
- the wdr54 gene encoding WD repeat-containing protein 54; this encodes MYHKEKSIQIKNSASALYNNLSVLRIATRRLTYFTVVHANVINMVSASWDGLNYSHRQLQSKEPNVATSTSLIMQAAFCLLPSRELLVVTSQKGIQMYESDGSIMVYWHAMDTPDIPTAQAVFARGIAAVRENYICVGISSGAILVFDVPSKGSNITLSEVLEEHKESITDMASECSGSQDCIADLVSADDGGNLCVWKSGEGFQLLNKIPGFDMSCSSVKLWKGTVVAGYGTGQIRLYEAVTGILHAEVNAHARWIYSLDIAPFSGLLLSAAEDSLVRVWHLTVIPETNSVEVAHLHNECVTDTQICGAKFCDSDGYAFAVTGYDLSEILRYTQS
- the LOC137136735 gene encoding uncharacterized protein C2orf81 homolog gives rise to the protein MSFTGAKSSADKNNGSAQVTPSPMQELNCILSGRLTQAQWMDMLIYEEADEIVGEIMDELLSMVMEGCLKVYVERQIAPFSVSWAKSYITKILEQQILYPDVGDEPKEPSKTEDSEPLPAIPDSLAQGCVPVVTSPLQQEAGSVQISVQEEPVVDQQGGTVARRDSFPKQSEMETSTERSVSDQSFKVLIPRPPPKPVQKKRRRVNVFLKPVPGKLLPSLSTSAEKKIVELKSKSRAHSYKPKPIPKIDPASLPRHCVIPQYEIVDDNGPKLKKTSGLSKLQPKYDQQQTEWTAVSLKPLTLTKDQSVGFQMRDEKDVFLKKLSTSTQSNEGIASSGSLRLDKMVLAKGVSLLDPKAAEVNPLIFNPKGQSTKLRPIKSDVAVPLISADQITAGPPPKIIPLFESRN